In Streptomyces rapamycinicus NRRL 5491, the genomic stretch ACCGGCGCCGCGCACAGCAGCAGCGCGGCACGGATCCGGTGCGGCTCCTGCGCCAGCAGGCTCCGGCAGCGCACCCGGTAGGGGCGGTCCGTGGGGGCCTTGGTCAGCGGGCCCGCCAGCTCGCTGTACCGCTTGTACTCATACACCGGGGCGGGACGGTGGTGCGGGACGCGGGAATCCGACGCGGTACGCGCGGGCGGCGGCCCGGCTACGGCGCGTGCGGTGGTTTTCCGGGGGGAATCTCTGACGGGGGTCGGTGCAGACATCTGGGCACTCCCGCGGGGCTGGCTCGAACCGAATGTCGCGCCACGATGACCCATACGGGCCATATTCTTCAGGTCATCGCGCGAGATGAGAAGGTAACAATCCCATGGGGCATGAGCGCGCACATCGGATATTCGGCGCGCCATTGTTGACGGTCCGTAAGGCATCCACTCCGATGGCCCAGCGGCGCGCGTCTTACGTGATTTACATCCCGCCGTCTGGCAGGGTCGGCACCGATCGAAGCCCATCGGAATACGGAGGATGGGGCGCAGTCGCCCGATGAGAGTCCTGCACATCATCTCCCGCCTCGGGGCCGGAGGAGCCGAACAGCAACTGCGGCTGCTGCTGCGCCATGTGCCGGTCCGCTGTGACGTCATCGCCCTCTCGGGCCCCGGCGCCACCGCGCACGGCATCCGCGCGGACGGCGTCCCGGTCACCCATCTGCCCCTGGACGGCGGCCGCGAGCGGCAGCTCACCACCGTGCCGAGGCTGGTCCGGGTCATCCGGTCCGGCGGCTACGACCTGGTGCACACCCATCTGTACCGGGCCTGTGTGCTCGGCCGGATCGCCGCCCGGCTGGCCGGGGTGCGGGCGGTCATCGCCACCGAACACAGCCTGGGCGAACGGCGGATCGACGGCCGCCCGCTCAACGCCGCCCTCCGCGCCCGCTACCTCGCCGCCGAGCGGCTGGGCTCGGCGACCGTCGCCGTCTCGGCCGCCGTGGCCGACCGGCTGCGCGACTGGGGCGTGCCCAACCGCCGGATCCATCTGGTGCCCAACGGGATCGACGCCCGCCACTTCCGCTTCGAGCCGACCGCCCGGGCGGCCGCCCGCGCCCGTCTCGGCATCCCCGACCGGGCCTTCGTGGTCGGCGGGGTGGGCCGCCTGGTGGCGGACAAGCGGTTCGACACGGCGGTGCG encodes the following:
- a CDS encoding glycosyltransferase, giving the protein MRVLHIISRLGAGGAEQQLRLLLRHVPVRCDVIALSGPGATAHGIRADGVPVTHLPLDGGRERQLTTVPRLVRVIRSGGYDLVHTHLYRACVLGRIAARLAGVRAVIATEHSLGERRIDGRPLNAALRARYLAAERLGSATVAVSAAVADRLRDWGVPNRRIHLVPNGIDARHFRFEPTARAAARARLGIPDRAFVVGGVGRLVADKRFDTAVRAVAEVPDARLLLVGEGPERPALEDLAARLGMADRVRLLGERDGAVAPADDRPAGLPALLAAMDVLVSPSAEEAFGLAALEGLAAGLPVLHTVCPALDELPAGAAPAARRIAPGPPALAAALRAQGAQGPLRFPVPDAVDRYDIARAARRLMDLYDRTTTCGPDGCLRVPPASRMPRRGAPAG